From Egicoccus sp. AB-alg2:
CTGGAGGCGCGGGCCTACCGAACTGCGACCCAGGAGAGCCCATGAGCTACGACGACTTGAACCACGACGAGCTGCGCGAGGAACTCGACGCGCGCGGTTTGTCGACCGAGGGCGACACCGAGGAACTCCGCGAGCGTCTCACCGAGGACGACGCCGCAGCCGAAGACGACGCCGCGGCCGAAGACGACGCCGCGGCCGAAGACGTCGAGGACGAGGAACTCGAAGACGAGGACCTCGAAGACGAAGACGTCGAGGACGAAGACCTCGAAGACGAGGACCTCGAAGACGAGGACGACGACGCGTCCGCCGACGAACGCCCGGCTGCCGAGGACGACGACGCGTCCGCCGACGAACGCCCGGCCGCCGAGGACGACGGCAAGTCCCGCCGCCCGCCGGCCAAGCCACTGGCCGTGGCCCGTACGGCGCTGCGCCAACTGACCGAGCTCACCGGACGTCGGATCGACGGCATGGCCGGCATGGAGCCCGTCGACGGCGGCTGGCGCATCCTGGTCGACGTCGTCGAGGTGGCCCGTATCCCCCCGTCGACCGACGTCATCGGCACCTACGAGGTGGACGCGGACGCGGACGGTGACCTGCTGCGCTACGAGCGCGTCGCCCGCTACATCCGCGGTCAGGCGAAGGGTGACGAGCAGTGAGCCAGAACCCGTACCTGTCCCGGGCGCCGGTCTCGGCACCCCGTGGCGACAACCTCGCCGACGTCCTCGAGCGGGTGCTGGACAAGGGCCTGGTGATCGCCGGCGACATCCAGCTCAACCTGCTCGACATCGAGGTGCTCACCATCAAGGTGCGGCTCCTGCTCGCCTCGGCGGACACCGCCCAGCAGATGGGCATCGACTGGTGGCGGCAGGATCCGTTCCTGTCGTCGGAGGCCCGCGAGGAGGCACGCGAGCTCGAGGAGCGCGCCCAGGCGCTCGAGCGCACCAACGCCGAGCTCATGGAGCGGCTCGAGCGCCTCGAGGCCCAGCTTCCCGCCGGCGACGACGGTGAGGCGGCGGCCAGCCAGGAGCAGGAGGACGAGTGAGCGCCGAGCAGGAGCTGCTGCGGCGACTGCGGGCGGTGCTGGCCAGCAGCGACGTCGACGCGGACGCGCTGGTCGGCGAGGCGTGGCAGGAGGCACGTGACGAGGTGCGCGCGGTTCTCAAGCGCGCCTTCACGCACGACCTGCTGACCCGCGTCGTGGAGACGCTCGAAGGCGCGGGCTCGAGCACGTCGCGGCGCACGACGACGACGGCCGGGTCGCAGCCCGCGGCCGAGCGCGAGGCCGCCTCGGAGCGGCAGCTCGCGGCACAGCGAGAGCCCGCCTCGGAGCCGGCGGCACCGTCCGCACCGGCGGCGACGACCGAGGCAGCCTCACCGTCCGCGCCAGCGGTGCCGCAGCCGACCGGCCAGCACGTGACCTACGTCTTCGGCGTCGTCCGTGCCGTCGACGACGTCCCCGCACCGTCCGCCGCGCCTCAGCTCCCCGGCGGCGGGCCGGTTCGTGCGCTGGACGCCGGCGATCTGCGGGCGCTGGTCTGTGACCTGGACGTCGCGATCATGACGGCGCTGACGGAGCCGGGCCCCGACGGGCTGGACGTCCTCGCGGCCGCAGCCCTGGCCCACGACGAGGTGCTGGCGGCGATCGCTGCGCGCCAGACCGTCCTGCCCCTGCGCCTCGGCACCGTCGTCGACGACGACGACGCCGCGGTCGCGGTCCTCGGACGCCACCACGACGCGCTCGCGGCCGAGCTCGACCGCCTCGACGGCCGCACGGAGTGGGCCGTCACCGTCCGCACGACCGACACGACACCGGCAGCCCAGACCGCCGGTGACGACGAGTCACCCACCGCCGACGGCCGCAGCTACCTGCAGGGCCGCCAGCGCGACCTCGAGGCACGCCAGCGCCGCCGCGACGCGCGCCGCTCGGCCGCCGAGGAGGTGCACGGCGACCTCGTCGCCCATGCCGTCGACGCCGAGCGGATCGACCGGCGCGGCGACGAGACGACCGGCCCACCCCTGCTCTACGGCGTCTACCTCGTCGACCAGGGGTCCGTCGGCGACTTCCTCGCCAGTGTGGAGCAGGTCCGGGCCGCCCGGCCGGAGCTGCTCGTCGAGGTGAGCGGGCCGTTGCCGCCCTACCACTTCGCCCGCTTCGAGGAGCCCTTCGGCACATGAGCGAGCTCCAGCCCGCACCACGTCCGGAGACGGTCGGCACGGCGGAGAGCGACGAGACCACGCTGGTCGACGTCCTCGACCGCGTGATCGATCGCGGGGTCGTCATCTCCGGCGACGTGATACTCGGCGTCGCCGGCGTGGACCTGATCTACCTCGGGGTCCGGCTGGTGCTGCACGGCATCGACCCGCCGGAGCTGCCCTGACGTGCTGCTGATCTACGGCTTCGTCGCGCCGCCGCTGCCGGTGGACGACCTGACCGGCGTCGACGGCGCGCCCGTCGAGGTGGTCGGCTCCGCACCGGTTGCCGCCGTCGTCTCACGGCACGTCGAGGTGCCACCGACCACCGAGGAGCACGCGCTGGCACACGCGCGTGTCGTCGCG
This genomic window contains:
- a CDS encoding gas vesicle protein, which produces MSELQPAPRPETVGTAESDETTLVDVLDRVIDRGVVISGDVILGVAGVDLIYLGVRLVLHGIDPPELP
- a CDS encoding GvpL/GvpF family gas vesicle protein yields the protein MSAEQELLRRLRAVLASSDVDADALVGEAWQEARDEVRAVLKRAFTHDLLTRVVETLEGAGSSTSRRTTTTAGSQPAAEREAASERQLAAQREPASEPAAPSAPAATTEAASPSAPAVPQPTGQHVTYVFGVVRAVDDVPAPSAAPQLPGGGPVRALDAGDLRALVCDLDVAIMTALTEPGPDGLDVLAAAALAHDEVLAAIAARQTVLPLRLGTVVDDDDAAVAVLGRHHDALAAELDRLDGRTEWAVTVRTTDTTPAAQTAGDDESPTADGRSYLQGRQRDLEARQRRRDARRSAAEEVHGDLVAHAVDAERIDRRGDETTGPPLLYGVYLVDQGSVGDFLASVEQVRAARPELLVEVSGPLPPYHFARFEEPFGT
- the gvpO gene encoding gas vesicle protein GvpO, whose protein sequence is MSYDDLNHDELREELDARGLSTEGDTEELRERLTEDDAAAEDDAAAEDDAAAEDVEDEELEDEDLEDEDVEDEDLEDEDLEDEDDDASADERPAAEDDDASADERPAAEDDGKSRRPPAKPLAVARTALRQLTELTGRRIDGMAGMEPVDGGWRILVDVVEVARIPPSTDVIGTYEVDADADGDLLRYERVARYIRGQAKGDEQ
- the gvpJ gene encoding gas vesicle protein GvpJ, which gives rise to MSQNPYLSRAPVSAPRGDNLADVLERVLDKGLVIAGDIQLNLLDIEVLTIKVRLLLASADTAQQMGIDWWRQDPFLSSEAREEARELEERAQALERTNAELMERLERLEAQLPAGDDGEAAASQEQEDE